The following are encoded together in the Nocardia sp. XZ_19_385 genome:
- a CDS encoding XdhC family protein, which translates to MRDIAHQLLEWQCGGVEYALATVIGTSGSAPRPPGAAMAVSADGQVLGSVSGGCVEAAVHQLCLDTLESGRAVRQRFGYSDDDAFAVGLTCGGEVEIFVHPAPGAALAPALAALTRAEPVTVVRSLGSTVRTSVVAGEPVHETGLRGAEFVESYRSPPRMLIFGAIDYAAALAALGRFLGYRVTVCDARAVFTTAARFPEAHEVVVDWPDRYLRSLSVDARTVVCVLTHDAKFDLPLLEVALRLPVGYVGAMGSRRTHVERLHRLRESGLTDSELARLRSPIGLDLGGRTPAETALSIAAEIIAEVRGGTSAPLALTGGAIHR; encoded by the coding sequence GTGCGTGACATCGCGCACCAGCTGCTGGAATGGCAGTGCGGCGGAGTCGAATACGCGCTGGCGACGGTGATCGGCACCAGCGGCAGCGCGCCCCGGCCGCCGGGCGCGGCGATGGCGGTGTCGGCGGACGGCCAGGTGCTGGGGAGCGTGTCGGGTGGTTGCGTGGAAGCGGCCGTGCACCAGTTGTGCCTGGACACGCTGGAATCCGGGCGCGCGGTCCGGCAGCGCTTCGGTTACAGCGACGACGACGCCTTCGCGGTCGGGCTGACCTGCGGCGGCGAGGTCGAGATCTTCGTGCACCCGGCTCCGGGCGCGGCGCTGGCGCCCGCACTGGCGGCGCTGACGCGTGCGGAGCCGGTGACGGTGGTGCGCTCGCTCGGCTCCACGGTCCGTACCAGCGTCGTCGCTGGCGAGCCGGTGCACGAAACCGGTTTGCGCGGTGCGGAATTCGTGGAGTCCTACAGGTCACCGCCACGAATGCTGATCTTCGGGGCCATCGATTACGCCGCCGCTCTCGCCGCCCTGGGCCGGTTCCTGGGCTACCGCGTCACCGTCTGCGATGCCCGCGCGGTGTTCACCACCGCGGCTCGTTTCCCCGAAGCCCACGAGGTCGTCGTGGATTGGCCGGACCGCTATCTGCGTTCGCTGTCCGTCGACGCCCGGACCGTGGTGTGCGTGCTGACCCACGACGCCAAGTTCGACCTGCCGCTGCTGGAGGTCGCTTTGCGGCTGCCGGTCGGCTATGTGGGTGCGATGGGGTCACGGCGCACCCATGTCGAACGACTGCACCGGCTACGCGAAAGTGGTCTCACGGACAGCGAATTGGCGCGGTTACGATCGCCTATCGGGCTCGATCTGGGCGGCCGCACACCAGCGGAGACGGCGCTATCGATCGCCGCCGAAATCATCGCTGAGGTACGCGGCGGCACGTCCGCTCCCCTGGCGCTGACGGGCGGCGCCATTCATCGATAA
- a CDS encoding HAD family hydrolase gives MTWTVGFDLDMTLINSQPGVAKALDTIATEFGLPLQGEQIAARLGPPLPMLLADAGAPEDLIPAMVARYRELYPTVVPLVPAMPGADAALAAVRDRGGRVLVVTGKHEPLAKLHIDELGWHVDDLVGDLWSAGKADALRAHGASIYVGDHVGDMQGARAAEVHAVGVTTGPCAAAELRAAGADVILTSLTEFPSWLVNYRTATHLS, from the coding sequence GTGACCTGGACCGTCGGCTTCGACCTCGATATGACCCTGATCAACTCCCAGCCCGGTGTGGCGAAGGCGCTCGACACCATCGCCACCGAGTTCGGGCTGCCACTGCAGGGCGAGCAGATCGCCGCACGGCTCGGTCCCCCGCTACCCATGCTCCTGGCCGACGCGGGCGCACCCGAGGACCTCATCCCGGCCATGGTGGCGCGCTACCGCGAGCTCTACCCGACCGTCGTCCCCCTCGTTCCGGCGATGCCCGGTGCGGACGCCGCACTGGCCGCCGTCCGGGACCGCGGCGGCCGGGTCCTCGTCGTCACCGGCAAGCACGAGCCACTCGCGAAGCTGCATATCGACGAACTGGGCTGGCACGTGGACGATCTCGTGGGCGACCTGTGGTCCGCGGGCAAGGCCGACGCACTGCGCGCGCACGGCGCTTCGATCTATGTCGGCGACCATGTGGGTGACATGCAGGGTGCCCGCGCGGCCGAGGTGCACGCCGTCGGGGTCACGACCGGCCCCTGCGCTGCCGCGGAACTCCGCGCGGCCGGCGCCGACGTCATCCTGACCAGCCTGACCGAGTTCCCTTCCTGGCTCGTGAATTACCGAACTGCCACTCACCTGTCCTGA
- a CDS encoding MFS transporter: MTADPVTEIPADIRLRSSVVLFMSLAAALGTSTIYPLQPAIADVAESLGSPITAIGLALAGGPIGYMVGLGLLVPLVDRFPPGRVLAAQFGVLAVALALSAAAGGAWQLGLTTAAIGACSAVGAGLSSVAGRLAPPHRRATTLGIVTAGISVGILAGRIVGGWLSDEIGWRGMLLTFAAASALIAGWCLMLLPDAPDAGGRGYLQTLRSLPRLLVRDATLRVAASAGALWFFAFCAAWAGLAVALSEPPFSYSAERIGLYALAGLSGILATRVAGTWTDRVGARRVILLGLALAGVAAFVAGFALTNTLVTLVCLALFDAGLFAAQVANQSTVLAIDPAAPARFNSAYMLVYFVGGSLGTAFGAAAVEWFGWPVTAMITAAAIGAAVIIVVLHTPGRTAT; encoded by the coding sequence ATGACTGCTGATCCGGTGACCGAGATACCCGCCGATATTCGACTGCGGAGTTCGGTTGTTTTGTTCATGTCCCTCGCGGCGGCGCTCGGGACATCCACCATTTATCCCTTGCAGCCCGCGATCGCCGATGTCGCGGAATCGCTGGGTTCACCGATCACGGCGATCGGGCTCGCGCTCGCGGGCGGGCCGATCGGATACATGGTGGGCCTCGGGCTGCTCGTCCCCCTTGTCGATCGCTTTCCGCCCGGACGTGTGCTGGCGGCCCAATTCGGCGTCCTCGCAGTCGCTTTGGCACTGAGCGCCGCGGCGGGAGGGGCGTGGCAATTGGGGCTGACGACCGCCGCGATCGGAGCCTGCTCGGCGGTCGGCGCGGGCCTCAGCTCGGTCGCGGGCCGGCTGGCCCCTCCGCATCGGCGTGCGACGACCCTCGGCATCGTGACGGCGGGGATCTCGGTGGGGATCCTGGCCGGGCGGATCGTCGGCGGCTGGCTTTCCGACGAGATCGGCTGGCGTGGAATGCTTCTGACGTTCGCCGCGGCGAGTGCGCTCATCGCCGGGTGGTGCCTGATGCTCCTGCCGGACGCTCCAGATGCGGGTGGCCGCGGTTACCTCCAGACCCTGCGCTCCCTCCCCCGGCTTCTCGTGCGGGATGCCACGCTCCGGGTCGCGGCAAGTGCCGGCGCGTTGTGGTTCTTCGCGTTCTGCGCGGCGTGGGCCGGGCTGGCGGTCGCGCTCTCCGAGCCCCCGTTCTCGTATTCGGCCGAGCGGATCGGCCTGTACGCCCTGGCCGGGCTTTCGGGGATTCTGGCGACGCGAGTGGCCGGGACGTGGACCGACCGCGTCGGCGCGCGGCGCGTCATCCTGCTCGGTCTCGCGCTGGCCGGGGTCGCCGCATTTGTCGCCGGGTTCGCCCTCACCAACACCCTCGTGACGCTCGTCTGCCTGGCGCTCTTCGATGCCGGGCTTTTCGCCGCGCAGGTGGCGAATCAGAGCACGGTTCTCGCGATCGACCCGGCGGCGCCGGCTCGATTCAACAGCGCCTACATGCTCGTGTACTTCGTGGGCGGCAGCCTCGGCACCGCGTTCGGTGCGGCGGCGGTCGAGTGGTTCGGCTGGCCGGTCACCGCGATGATCACCGCGGCGGCAATCGGAGCCGCCGTGATCATCGTGGTCCTTCACACCCCAGGCCGGACCGCGACGTGA
- a CDS encoding class I SAM-dependent methyltransferase, translating into MKPTQRNEDQQARWNGRSGNAWVEAQHVVDQVLRPFEEILVDTARKLSAQRVLDVGCGTGGTTIAVAAALESSQVVGVDISEPMITAARARAPHPAVTFLQADAQTHPFEPSFDLIMSRFGVMFFQDPGQAFTNLRRAATGTGELRCIVWRDPEENPFMTTAERAAAPLLPDLPTRIPDAPGQFGLANKDRTASILGDSGWTDIAIEPLDVECAMPEDVLTWYFSTLGPVGILLAGVDETTRARVVETVRPAFDPFVHGDQVRYTAACWMLSAHA; encoded by the coding sequence ATGAAACCCACGCAGCGGAATGAAGACCAGCAGGCACGCTGGAACGGACGGTCGGGGAACGCCTGGGTCGAGGCGCAGCACGTCGTCGATCAGGTATTGCGGCCGTTCGAGGAAATACTGGTCGACACCGCACGCAAACTGTCGGCGCAGCGGGTGCTCGACGTCGGCTGCGGCACCGGCGGCACCACGATAGCCGTCGCGGCTGCCCTCGAATCGAGTCAGGTTGTCGGCGTGGATATCTCGGAACCGATGATCACCGCCGCGCGCGCCCGCGCGCCCCATCCGGCGGTAACGTTCTTGCAGGCCGACGCCCAAACCCACCCCTTCGAGCCGAGCTTCGATCTGATCATGTCCCGTTTCGGCGTCATGTTCTTCCAGGACCCCGGGCAGGCCTTCACCAACCTTCGTCGCGCCGCGACCGGCACCGGCGAACTGCGCTGCATCGTCTGGCGCGATCCCGAAGAGAACCCCTTCATGACCACCGCCGAACGCGCCGCCGCGCCACTCCTGCCGGACCTCCCCACCCGAATCCCGGACGCCCCCGGCCAATTCGGCCTCGCGAACAAGGACCGGACGGCGAGCATCCTGGGCGACAGCGGCTGGACCGATATCGCCATCGAACCGCTCGACGTCGAATGCGCCATGCCCGAGGACGTCCTGACCTGGTACTTCTCCACCCTCGGCCCCGTGGGCATCCTGCTGGCCGGGGTGGACGAGACCACCCGCGCCCGCGTCGTCGAAACCGTCCGCCCCGCCTTCGACCCCTTCGTGCACGGCGACCAGGTCCGCTACACCGCCGCCTGCTGGATGCTCAGCGCACACGCCTGA
- a CDS encoding alpha/beta hydrolase: MVVALTTGCAGLNTVPGHPVAAPEPLPTVADYYAQRVEWRPCVESPEADCGDIRIPVDYANPGAQAITMPLVRLRATSPEGRLGVLTMNPGGPGESGYQQVLGALDPDDTGLRKFRVRYDLVGFDPRGVGRTAPVRCLDDRATDDYYATDFTPTTPEQLTEVAAAHRDYAAACLRNTGRLLGFVGTEFVAKDMDVMRSALGESRLNYLGFSYGSRLGLFYAEEFPDRVGRMLLDSVDDPSSAPDRWEFDDTSSFPVSTRLAPRDQVVYDMLSTCAARSDCPLGNDAAAAMTALRALIDKVDANPIPVDDGRKLGSNLALLGLFETTYDASYQKRFEQAIVAAQRGDGTPLAKLADSYVGRGENGRFSSSDPAFWAIQCANDDPARYRTKTEEQIMDALNRVAERYAASGPLFGANRVFSTPLCLFWQVPPSRASAGVDAKGAPTIVLVNNTGDPATPLEDAEHVADTLDNAVLVVNEHDGHIAFDNGSECVDGIVLGFFFDGELPAPGTRCRR, from the coding sequence ATGGTGGTGGCGCTGACCACGGGTTGTGCCGGGTTGAATACGGTGCCCGGGCATCCGGTGGCCGCGCCGGAGCCGTTGCCGACTGTGGCCGATTACTACGCTCAGCGGGTCGAGTGGCGGCCGTGTGTGGAGAGCCCCGAGGCTGATTGCGGTGATATTCGGATTCCCGTCGATTACGCGAACCCGGGCGCCCAGGCCATCACCATGCCATTGGTCCGGTTGCGCGCGACCAGCCCCGAGGGCCGGCTCGGGGTGCTGACCATGAATCCCGGTGGTCCTGGCGAATCGGGTTACCAGCAGGTGCTGGGGGCGCTCGACCCGGATGACACCGGGCTGCGCAAGTTTCGTGTGCGCTATGACCTGGTCGGGTTCGACCCGCGTGGGGTCGGCCGCACCGCGCCGGTCCGCTGCCTCGACGACCGAGCCACCGACGACTACTACGCCACCGACTTCACGCCGACCACGCCCGAGCAGCTCACCGAAGTGGCTGCGGCACATCGGGATTACGCCGCCGCCTGTCTGCGCAATACCGGTCGGCTGCTGGGTTTCGTCGGGACCGAGTTCGTCGCCAAGGACATGGACGTCATGCGTTCGGCCCTCGGTGAGTCGAGATTGAACTATCTCGGCTTCTCCTACGGCTCGCGACTGGGCCTGTTTTACGCCGAGGAGTTCCCGGATCGGGTCGGGCGGATGCTGCTGGACTCGGTCGACGACCCGAGCTCCGCGCCCGACCGCTGGGAATTCGACGACACGAGCTCGTTTCCGGTCTCGACGCGGCTCGCACCCCGCGACCAGGTGGTCTACGACATGCTGAGCACCTGTGCGGCCCGGTCGGATTGCCCGCTCGGCAACGACGCGGCAGCCGCGATGACGGCGCTGCGCGCCCTTATCGACAAGGTCGACGCCAACCCGATCCCGGTCGACGACGGCCGCAAACTCGGCTCGAATCTCGCGCTACTCGGCTTGTTCGAAACCACTTACGACGCCAGTTATCAGAAGCGGTTCGAGCAGGCGATCGTGGCGGCGCAACGGGGCGACGGAACACCACTGGCGAAACTGGCCGACAGCTATGTGGGTCGCGGCGAGAACGGCCGGTTCTCCAGTTCGGATCCCGCGTTCTGGGCGATCCAGTGCGCCAACGACGACCCGGCCCGCTACCGCACCAAAACCGAGGAACAGATCATGGACGCCCTGAATCGGGTGGCCGAACGCTATGCGGCGTCCGGGCCGCTGTTCGGTGCGAACCGGGTGTTCAGTACGCCACTGTGCCTGTTCTGGCAGGTGCCGCCGAGCCGGGCCTCGGCCGGAGTGGACGCGAAGGGCGCGCCGACCATCGTGCTGGTCAACAACACCGGGGACCCGGCGACACCGCTGGAAGACGCCGAACATGTGGCGGACACCCTGGACAACGCGGTTCTGGTGGTCAACGAGCACGACGGGCACATCGCCTTCGACAACGGATCGGAGTGCGTGGACGGGATCGTGCTCGGCTTCTTCTTCGACGGCGAGCTGCCCGCGCCCGGAACCCGGTGCCGCCGTTGA
- a CDS encoding metalloregulator ArsR/SmtB family transcription factor, with protein MYCQCVQTAIQNEALARFGYALSDATRTRILLRLRQGPGYPAELADELGVSRQILSNHLACLRGCGLVVAVPEGRRSRYELADKRISHALDDLLGLVLAVDPACRCSDDAEGECC; from the coding sequence CTGTACTGTCAGTGTGTGCAGACCGCCATTCAGAACGAAGCTCTGGCCCGATTCGGGTACGCGCTCTCCGACGCGACCCGGACCCGGATTCTGCTGCGGCTGCGCCAAGGCCCGGGATATCCGGCCGAGCTGGCCGACGAACTCGGGGTCTCCCGCCAAATCCTGTCCAATCACCTTGCGTGCCTTCGTGGTTGCGGTCTGGTCGTGGCGGTGCCGGAGGGTCGGCGCAGCCGGTATGAACTCGCGGACAAGCGCATCAGCCACGCTCTCGACGACCTGCTCGGGCTGGTGCTCGCGGTGGATCCGGCCTGCCGCTGCTCCGACGATGCCGAGGGGGAGTGCTGCTGA
- a CDS encoding siderophore-interacting protein codes for MARPRTTLVVQNTIRLTDHMIRVHLGGPGFASFQPNEFTDAYVKLAFPGPDGETVRTYTVRSIDQAAQEIAIDFVYHGDEGVAGPWAATAKPGDTIELMGPGGAYAPRPDADWHLLAGDDSALPAIAAACSALPADAVGRVFLEIDSPADELGIDKPDGVQLTWIHRGDAAPGEKLAAAVRAEPWLDGQVQVFIHGEAHSVMHELRPYIRKERGVSAEWASSISGYWRRGRTEEGFRQWKSELAEQEKVTRSAV; via the coding sequence TTGGCTCGCCCTCGCACCACCCTCGTCGTCCAGAACACGATTCGCCTGACCGATCACATGATCAGAGTGCATCTGGGCGGTCCCGGCTTTGCCTCGTTCCAGCCCAACGAGTTCACCGACGCCTACGTCAAACTGGCCTTCCCCGGCCCCGACGGGGAGACCGTCCGCACCTATACCGTGCGTTCGATCGATCAGGCAGCACAGGAAATCGCGATCGACTTCGTCTACCACGGTGATGAAGGCGTCGCGGGCCCGTGGGCCGCTACCGCCAAGCCCGGCGACACCATCGAACTCATGGGTCCCGGTGGCGCCTACGCCCCGCGCCCCGACGCCGACTGGCACCTGCTCGCGGGCGACGACTCCGCCCTGCCCGCCATCGCCGCCGCATGCTCCGCGCTGCCCGCCGACGCGGTCGGCCGCGTGTTCCTCGAAATCGACAGTCCCGCAGACGAACTGGGCATCGATAAGCCTGATGGTGTGCAGCTCACCTGGATCCACCGCGGCGACGCGGCCCCCGGCGAGAAACTCGCCGCCGCCGTCCGCGCCGAGCCCTGGCTCGACGGACAGGTCCAGGTTTTCATTCACGGCGAAGCGCATTCGGTCATGCACGAACTGCGCCCCTATATCCGCAAGGAACGCGGAGTCTCCGCCGAGTGGGCCTCCTCGATCTCCGGCTACTGGCGCCGCGGACGCACCGAAGAGGGTTTCCGGCAGTGGAAATCCGAACTCGCCGAACAGGAGAAGGTCACTCGATCGGCGGTGTAA
- a CDS encoding SgcJ/EcaC family oxidoreductase → MSDDEKQIRVLIERWAGAVHAGDLETVLADHAPDIVMFDVPPPHEGVRGLDSYRDVWPGFFAWQASGGSFDIVSLDIVTGGEVAFAYALLLCGTAEEFANNPGKRLRLTLGLRKQDGRWTVLHEHHSFADESLEPGLD, encoded by the coding sequence ATGTCTGATGACGAGAAGCAGATCCGGGTCCTGATCGAGCGCTGGGCGGGTGCGGTGCACGCCGGCGATCTGGAGACGGTACTCGCCGATCACGCCCCCGACATCGTGATGTTCGATGTGCCGCCGCCGCACGAGGGTGTGCGCGGCCTGGACTCCTACCGCGACGTGTGGCCCGGATTCTTCGCCTGGCAGGCTTCCGGCGGCAGCTTCGACATCGTGTCGCTCGACATCGTCACCGGCGGTGAAGTGGCGTTCGCTTACGCGCTGCTGTTGTGCGGCACCGCAGAGGAATTCGCGAACAACCCCGGCAAGCGGCTGCGGCTCACCCTCGGGCTGCGCAAACAAGACGGCCGCTGGACCGTACTGCACGAGCATCATTCGTTCGCCGACGAGAGCCTGGAACCCGGACTCGACTGA
- a CDS encoding helix-turn-helix domain-containing protein, whose amino-acid sequence MDVLDIAEVARRSGLPASTLRYYEERGLIASTGRRGLRRLFDPAVLQRLSLITVAGSAGFSLDEIACMFGSDGQPHLDREMFTAKADELDRKIGELTAMRDGLRHAAACPAPSHMECPKFLGILGQAPSAGTPRRKSIQDR is encoded by the coding sequence ATGGATGTTCTCGATATAGCGGAAGTTGCCCGGCGATCCGGTTTGCCCGCCTCGACGCTGCGCTACTACGAGGAGCGGGGGCTGATCGCCTCGACCGGCCGCCGGGGATTACGCCGCCTGTTCGACCCGGCTGTGCTGCAACGCCTTTCGCTGATCACCGTGGCGGGCAGCGCCGGATTCTCGCTGGACGAGATCGCCTGCATGTTCGGTTCGGACGGGCAGCCGCACCTCGACCGGGAGATGTTCACCGCCAAAGCCGACGAACTGGACCGCAAGATCGGCGAACTCACCGCGATGCGCGACGGACTCCGGCATGCCGCCGCGTGCCCGGCGCCGAGCCATATGGAATGCCCGAAGTTCCTCGGGATCCTGGGCCAAGCCCCGAGCGCGGGCACCCCACGCCGCAAATCCATTCAGGACAGGTGA
- a CDS encoding amino acid permease yields MTTAHDRRWRRRTPDEAVLAGGTTLKRSLGRLDLTAMGVGTIVGAGIFVITGVAAAEKAGPSIVLSFLLAGLVCVLVALCYSELAAMVPVSGSAYTYTYATLGEGPAFLVGWNLLLEFVIAGSAVAIGWSGTTVSALDSLFGITLSKAITAAPAEGGVVNLPAVLIIGLLVAVLVGEVTLTAKITKALVGVTIGVLVLVVAVGAPHIDPGNWVPFAPFGWSGVVGGAAIAFFAFLGFDVVAASAEEARDPKKDVPFAIIGTVLIATLLYALVSAVLTGVAPFASLNNSAPIATAFGALNIGWIGNVIVVASIIALTKGVLLIIYAQVRLAFAMCRDGLLPKRLAATGEHATPVRLTLVLGVCCAAIAGLVPIDIVVELVNIGALSAFAVVCAGVLMLRKLEPDRERPFRTPLVPFVPILALIGCALMALTLDGLTWVRFAVWVAIGLAVYFGYSRRNSVLATAMRGAAKI; encoded by the coding sequence ATGACCACCGCACACGACCGCCGCTGGCGTCGCCGCACACCCGATGAAGCCGTCCTGGCCGGGGGAACGACGCTCAAGCGCAGCCTCGGCCGGCTCGACCTGACCGCCATGGGCGTCGGCACGATCGTCGGCGCGGGGATCTTCGTCATCACCGGTGTGGCCGCCGCCGAGAAGGCCGGTCCGTCGATCGTGCTGTCGTTCCTGCTCGCCGGGTTGGTCTGTGTGCTGGTGGCGCTGTGCTACAGCGAACTCGCGGCAATGGTTCCGGTGTCGGGCAGTGCCTATACCTACACCTACGCCACGCTCGGTGAAGGGCCCGCGTTCCTGGTCGGATGGAATCTGCTGCTGGAGTTCGTGATCGCCGGGTCCGCGGTGGCGATCGGGTGGTCCGGAACCACGGTGTCGGCGCTGGATTCGCTGTTCGGCATCACCCTGTCGAAGGCGATCACCGCGGCACCGGCCGAGGGCGGCGTCGTGAATCTGCCCGCCGTACTGATCATCGGGCTGCTCGTGGCGGTGCTGGTCGGCGAGGTGACGTTGACCGCGAAGATCACCAAGGCTCTGGTCGGGGTGACCATCGGTGTGCTGGTGCTGGTTGTCGCGGTGGGCGCGCCGCATATCGATCCGGGAAACTGGGTGCCGTTCGCGCCGTTCGGCTGGAGCGGAGTGGTCGGCGGCGCCGCCATCGCGTTCTTCGCGTTCCTCGGTTTCGATGTGGTGGCCGCTTCGGCGGAGGAAGCGCGCGACCCGAAGAAGGACGTGCCGTTCGCGATCATCGGCACCGTCCTCATCGCGACCCTGCTGTACGCGCTGGTCAGTGCGGTGCTGACCGGAGTCGCGCCGTTCGCCTCGCTGAACAACAGCGCGCCCATCGCGACCGCGTTCGGGGCGCTGAACATCGGCTGGATCGGCAACGTCATCGTGGTCGCCTCGATCATCGCACTGACCAAGGGCGTGCTGCTGATCATCTACGCGCAGGTGCGGTTGGCTTTCGCCATGTGCCGCGACGGACTGCTGCCCAAACGGCTCGCCGCCACCGGCGAGCACGCCACCCCGGTCCGGCTCACCCTGGTGCTCGGCGTGTGTTGCGCCGCGATCGCCGGGCTGGTGCCCATCGACATCGTGGTCGAACTGGTGAATATCGGTGCGCTGTCGGCATTCGCGGTGGTGTGTGCCGGTGTGCTCATGTTGCGCAAACTCGAACCGGATCGCGAACGCCCATTCCGCACACCGCTGGTGCCGTTCGTGCCGATTCTCGCGCTGATCGGTTGCGCGCTGATGGCGCTCACCCTGGACGGGCTGACCTGGGTGCGATTCGCGGTGTGGGTCGCTATCGGGCTGGCGGTGTATTTCGGTTACAGCCGCCGGAATTCGGTGCTCGCCACGGCGATGCGCGGGGCCGCCAAGATATGA
- a CDS encoding phenylacetate--CoA ligase family protein, with protein MLSDPFPAVLELFQRTAATVPAYQKFLGEHGVDAAQITDAAAFARLPLVTKANYHQRFPLPERCRGGDLTGCDVIAVSSGSTGTPTFWPRSTADEAAATGRFEQVLVDGFGAGTRRTLAVVCFPLGTWVGGVYTLACLRELSARLPLTVVAPGNNKAEILRVIPELGEHFDQVVLFGYPPFLKDVIDTGLRAGLRWSRYAVKLVCAGEVFSEQWRDLMGVRAGLDPRRDVAALYGTADGGVLGNETPLSVAIRRFLAGRLTVAAQVFGGQRLPTLLQYDPADRYFETVDGTLVFTADSGVPLIRYHLADDGGVLPYAELMEICRAQGFDPVAGPELPFVYVFGRSLHAVSVFGANVFPETVALGLEQPALCDWVTGKFVMEAWEDADRNRLLRLTVELAPEAANTGERTRLVAEAVRDELLRHNSEYANYVPAERHLPHVELRPAGDPDYFPAGVKHRYTR; from the coding sequence ATGCTCTCCGATCCTTTTCCCGCTGTGCTGGAGTTGTTCCAGCGCACCGCGGCCACTGTGCCCGCCTATCAGAAGTTTCTGGGTGAGCACGGGGTCGATGCGGCGCAGATCACCGATGCCGCGGCGTTCGCTCGTCTGCCGCTGGTCACCAAAGCGAACTATCACCAACGGTTTCCGTTGCCTGAGCGGTGCCGGGGCGGGGATCTGACCGGATGCGATGTGATCGCGGTGTCCTCCGGTTCGACTGGGACGCCGACCTTCTGGCCGCGTTCGACCGCGGACGAAGCCGCCGCGACCGGGCGGTTCGAACAGGTCTTGGTCGATGGGTTCGGTGCGGGTACCCGGCGCACCCTCGCGGTGGTGTGTTTTCCGCTGGGCACGTGGGTGGGCGGGGTGTACACGCTCGCCTGCCTGCGTGAACTGTCCGCGCGGCTGCCGTTGACGGTGGTCGCGCCCGGCAACAACAAGGCCGAAATCCTGCGCGTGATACCCGAATTGGGGGAGCACTTCGATCAAGTGGTGCTGTTCGGCTATCCGCCGTTCCTGAAAGACGTGATCGATACCGGGTTGCGGGCAGGGCTGCGGTGGTCGCGTTATGCGGTCAAGCTGGTTTGTGCGGGCGAGGTTTTCAGCGAACAGTGGCGCGATCTCATGGGCGTCCGAGCGGGCCTGGACCCGCGCCGCGACGTCGCCGCGCTCTACGGGACGGCCGACGGCGGCGTGCTCGGCAACGAGACGCCGCTGAGCGTGGCGATCCGGCGCTTCCTGGCCGGGCGTCTGACCGTGGCGGCGCAGGTGTTCGGCGGGCAGCGACTGCCGACGCTGCTGCAATACGACCCGGCGGATCGATACTTCGAAACCGTCGACGGGACACTGGTGTTCACCGCGGACTCCGGGGTCCCGCTGATCCGCTATCACCTCGCCGACGACGGGGGAGTGCTGCCGTACGCGGAGCTGATGGAGATCTGCCGGGCGCAGGGATTCGATCCTGTTGCCGGACCGGAGTTGCCGTTCGTCTACGTCTTCGGCCGGTCGCTGCACGCGGTATCGGTGTTCGGCGCCAACGTCTTCCCCGAGACCGTCGCCCTCGGTCTGGAACAACCCGCCCTCTGCGACTGGGTGACCGGCAAGTTCGTGATGGAGGCCTGGGAGGACGCCGACCGGAACCGGCTGCTGCGCCTCACCGTCGAACTCGCCCCCGAGGCAGCCAATACGGGGGAGCGTACCCGGCTGGTCGCCGAGGCCGTCCGCGACGAACTGCTCCGCCACAACAGCGAATACGCCAATTACGTTCCGGCAGAGCGGCACCTGCCGCATGTGGAGTTGCGGCCCGCGGGCGACCCCGACTACTTCCCGGCCGGGGTCAAGCACCGCTACACCCGATGA
- a CDS encoding cation transporter, translated as MMTNLGMPALDTVADRRALLAKRIRWFVAATITYNVLEASIALTEGARVSSTALIGFGLDSVIEVSSAAAVAWQFAGRDPEAREKVALRIIAFSFFALAAYVTVDAVRSLLGVGEARHSSVGIALAAASLVIMPVLSWLQRQAGRELGSASAVADSKQTLLCTYLSAVLLVGLLLNSLFGWSWADPIAALVIAVIAVKEGRNAWKGDVCCATPPVGAAPAACCDNC; from the coding sequence CTGATGACGAACCTCGGCATGCCCGCGCTGGACACCGTCGCTGACCGGCGCGCTCTGCTGGCCAAGCGCATCCGCTGGTTCGTGGCCGCGACGATCACCTACAACGTGCTCGAGGCGAGCATCGCGCTCACCGAAGGCGCTCGCGTGTCCTCGACGGCGTTGATCGGGTTCGGCTTGGACTCGGTGATCGAGGTGTCCTCGGCGGCGGCCGTGGCGTGGCAGTTCGCCGGTCGCGATCCCGAGGCGCGGGAGAAGGTGGCGCTGCGGATCATCGCGTTCTCCTTCTTCGCGCTGGCCGCCTACGTCACCGTCGACGCGGTCCGCTCGCTGCTGGGCGTCGGCGAGGCGCGGCACTCCTCGGTCGGGATCGCTTTGGCGGCAGCGAGTTTGGTCATCATGCCGGTGCTGTCGTGGTTGCAGCGCCAGGCCGGGCGCGAACTGGGTTCGGCCTCGGCGGTCGCCGATTCCAAGCAGACGCTTTTGTGCACCTACCTGTCGGCGGTTCTGCTGGTCGGCCTGCTGCTGAACAGTCTGTTCGGCTGGTCATGGGCGGATCCGATCGCGGCACTGGTGATCGCGGTCATCGCCGTCAAGGAAGGCCGCAACGCCTGGAAAGGCGACGTCTGCTGCGCGACACCGCCGGTCGGCGCCGCACCGGCCGCGTGCTGCGACAACTGCTGA